The Syntrophaceae bacterium DNA segment CATCAACGCCGATGTCGTCGCCGGCGAAATGGCGGCGGCGTTGAAGGCGGAGAAGCTGGTCCTCCTGACCGACGTATCCGGCGTCCTCGACGAGCGGAAGGAACTCATCAACACGATGACGAACCGCCAGGCCCTCGACATGATCGACGCCGGCGTGGTGGAAGGGGGCATGTACCCCAAGGTCAAGTGCTGCCTGAAGGCCCTCAAGGGCGGCGCCGGCAAGGCCCATATCATCGACGGGCGGCTGAAGCACGCCATCCTCCTGGAGATCTTCACGGACTCGGGGATCGGCACGGAAATCGTCCAGTAAGAAAGGAAAGCAAACCAAGATGACTTCCCAGGAATGGATGGAGCGGTTCGATCGGTCCGTCATGGGGACCTACAAGCGGTATCCCCTGGTCCTGAGCCGGGGCGAAGGGTGCCGGGTCTGGGACCTGGAGGGAAAAGAGTACCTGGACTGCGTCGCCGGGATCGCCGTCTGCAGTCTCGGCCACAGCCACCCTCGGGTGGTCGAGGCCGTCCGGAAGCAGGCAGGAATCCTCACGCACATTTCGAACCTCTACTATACCGAGGCCCAGGCCCTGCTGGCGGAGCGTCTCGTCCGGGCGTCCTTCGCCGACAAGGTCTTTTTCTGCAACAGCGGCGCCGAGGCGAACGAGGCGGCCATCAAGCTGGCCCGGAAATACGGGAACGAGATCCTCGGCGGGAAGAACGAGATCATCACGATGGAAGGCTCCTTCCACGGCCGGACGCTGGCGACGATCACGGCGACGGGACAGGCGAAGTTCCAGGCGGGCTTCGAGCCCCTGCCGGCGGGCTTCCGCTATGTGCCCTACAACGACCTTTCCGCACTGGAGGCGGCCGTCGACGGGAAGACCTGCGCTATCCTCGTCGAGCCCGTCCAGGCCGAAGGGGGCGTCCGGGTGCCCGATCCGGGATACCTGAAGGGCGTGCGGGAGATCTGCGACCGGAAAGGAATCCTCCTGGTCCTCGACGAGGTCCAGACGGGAACGGGCCGGACGGGAACGTTTCTCGCCCATGAAGCGGAGGGAATCGAGCCGGACATCGCGACCCTGGCCAAGGCCCTGGGAAACGGTTTCCCCGTCGGGGCGATGCTGGCCACCGACAAAGCCGCCGCGGCCTTCGTTCCCGGAAACCATGCCTCCACCTTCGGCGGCAACCTGCTGGCCATGGCGGCGGGCCTGGCGGTCATGGATGTCCTCCTGGAGGGGGGCCTCCTGGAGAAGGGAGCGAAGGCAGGACGGTATTTTCTGGAGAAACTGCAGGCGCTCAGCGCGAAGCACGCCTCGATCCGGGACGTCCGGGGAAAGGGACTCCTACTCGGCGTGGAGATGGATCGGGAAGTCGCCGGGATCCTGGCCCGGTGCACGGAGAAGGGCCTTCTCGTCGCCACGGCGGGGACCCATGTCGTGCGGTTCGTTCCGCCCCTCGTCATCACCGAGGGGGAGATTGACCGGGCGGTGGAGATTCTGGGCGGCGTTCTGGAGGAGCGATGAAGAAAGACCTGCTGACGGAATTTGACCTGGCCATCGACGATTTCGACCGGCTCTTCGCCCGGAGTGCGGAAATGAAGGCGGAACTGCGGCAGGGCCGACTTTGCCCGTCCCTGGCCGGGAAGGTGCTGGGGATGATCTTCGAGAAGTCCTCGACCCGCACCAGGCTCTCCTTCGAGGTGGCCATGATCCAGCTCGGCGGGACGGCGATCTTTCTCTCCAGCAGGGACATCCAGATCGGCCGGGGGGAGACGGTGGCCGATACGGCCCGGATCCTCTCCCGCTACGTCAACGGCGTCATGATCCGGACTTTCGGCCAGGAGATGGTGGAGGAATTCGCCCGGTACGCGACGATCCCGGTCGTCAACGGCCTGACGGATCTCCTGCATCCCTGTCAGATCCTGAGCGACCTGTTCACCGTCATCGAAAAGCGGGGCCGCTATGAAGACCTGAAGATCGCCTATGTGGGAGACGGGAACAACATTGCCAACTCGTGGCTGAATGCGGCCGCACGGCTCCCCTTCCACTTGACCCTGGCCTGCCCGGAAGGGTATGAGCCGAATCGGGAGATCCTCGACCGGGCCCTCCGTGAGGCGCCCCGCTCGATAAGCCTTTATCGCAGCCCGAGGGAGGCCGTCCGGGAGGCCGACATCGTCTACACGGACGTCTGGGCCAGCATGGGGCAGGAGAGCGAGAAGGACGTCCGGGCCCGGGCGTTCCAGGGCTACTGCATCGATGACGCACTTCTGGAGCAGGCCGGGCCGGAGGTCCTCGTCATGCACTGCCTGCCGGCCCACCGCGGGGAGGAAATCTCCGCCGCCGTCATGGACGGGCCGCGTTCCATCGTTTTCGACCAGGCGGAGAACCGCCTGCATGTACAGAAAGCCATCCTGGAGATGCTCATGGGCCGCTGAAAGCGGCCCGGGCGAAACGTCAAGCGTTAAAAAATACTTCGGGATTGAGAAGACACACAGGAGGAAAACAGATCATGGTGCAATCGGTAAAAAAAGTGGTTCTTGCCTATTCGGGCGGGCTCGACACATCCGTGATCGTCCGCTGGCTCATCGAGACGTACGGCTGCGAGGTCATCGCCTTCGCCGCCGACGTGGGCCAGAAGGAGGAACTGGACGGGCTCAGGGAAAAGGCGATCAGCACGGGGGCGAGCCGATGCTACATCGACGATCTCCGGGACGAGTTCGCCCGGGACTTCATCTTCCCGGCGCTGAGGGCCAACGCCATCTACGAGGGGGTATACCTCCTGGGAACCTCCCTGGCGCGGCCGCTGATCGCGAAGCGGCAGCTCGAGATCGCCCTCCTCGAGGGGGCCGATGCCGTCTGCCATGGCGCCACCGGAAAGGGGAACGACCAGGTTCGCTTCGAGCTGACCTACATGGCGCTCAATCCGAACATCCGGATCATCTCCGCCTGGAAGGATCCCAACTGGACGTTCGATTCCCGGGAGTCGATGTTCGATTATGCCGAGAAGTACGGGATCCCGCTGCCGCTGACGAAGGACAAGCCCTATTCGAGCGACCGGAATTCGCTCCACATTTCCCATGAGGGGGCGATCCTGGAAGATCCCTGGGCGGAACCGCCGGAAGACATCTTCGTTCTCACCGTTTCGCCCGAGGCGGCGCCCGACCGGCCCACGTACGTGGAGATCGACTTCGTCAAGGGCGTTCCCGTGGCGGTCGATGGTGTCCGCATGTTCCCCGCGGAGCTGATGGACCACCTGAACGGGATCGCCGGCGCCAACAGTGTCGGGCGGGTCGACATGGTGGAGAACCGGTTTGTGGGCATGAAGTCCCGGGGCGTGTATGAGACCCCCGGCGGGACCGTGCTGTGGGCCGCCCACCGGGCCCTCGAGTCCATCACCATGGACCGGGAGGTCATGTTCCTCCGGGATTCCCTGATTCCCAAGTACTCCCAGCTTGTCTACAACGGTTTCTGGTATGCCCCAGAGATGCAGGCCCTGCAGCGCTTCATCGACGAGACCCAGGAGAACGTCACCGGCACCGCCAGGGTCAAGCTCTACAAGGGAAACTGCATTGTCGTCGGCAGGAAATCCCCCCTGTCCCTCTACCGTGAGGACTTCGCAACGTTCGAGAAGGACCAGGTCTACAACCAGATGGACGCCACGGGATTCATCCGCCTCAACGCCCTCCGGCTCCGCATCAAGGCCATGGTCGAACAGGAGAGGGTCCGGCAGGAGGGAAACCGGCGCAGCATGAACCGCCGGCTCAGCGAGCGCCGGGACGGCGACCGGCGGGGTGCGAAAGTACCGATCCAGTCGGAGAAGGAAATGCGCGCTTCGGAACGCCGCCGGCGCGATCGCCGCACAAAGGAACGCCGGCAGAAATAGGACGGAGAGCCATGGCGCGAAAGGAGAAACCCTGGGGAGGGCGTTTCAAGGGTGGGACGGACCGGGAGGTGGAAGCCTTCACGGCATCCATCGCCTTCGACCGCCGCCTCTGCCGCCACGACATCGAGGGCAGCATCGCCCATGCACGCATGCTGGCCCGGCAGGGCGTCCTCACGGCCCGGGAGGAAAAGTCCATCGTTGCGGGTCTCCGGGGTATCCGGAAGGACTTCGAACGGGGAGTCTTGGTCTTTGCCGACGCCGACGAGGACATCCACATGGCGGTGGAGAAGGAGCTCATCCGGCGTGTCGGAGAGGCCGGAGCCAAGCTCCACACGGGGAGGAGCCGCAACGATCAGGTGGCCCTGGACCTGCGGCTCTACCTGCGGGAGGAGATCGGCCACATCCTGGACGGCATCGGGGGTCTCAAGGATGCCCTGGCGGACCTGGCAGGCCGGGAACTGGACACGGTCCTGCCGGGATATACCCATCTCCAACGCGCCCAGCCGATCCTGCTGTCCCATTACCTCCTGGCCTACCGGGAGATGCTGGACCGCGACGAAAGCCGCTTCCGGGAATGCCGGGTCCGGGTCAACGTGATGCCCCTCGGGGCGGGCGCCCTGGCCGGGACCGGGATCCCCATCGACCGGCGCGTCACGGCGGAGATCCTGGGGTTCCCGGAGATGACCCGGAACAGCCTGGACGCCGTTTCGGACCGGGATTTCGCGGCGGAGTTTCTCTTCGACTGCGCCCTGCTGATGATGCACCTGAGCCGGTTCTGCGAGGACCTGATTCTCTGGTCCACCGAGGAGTTCCGCTTCATCGAGATCTCCGACGCCTTCACCACCGGCAGCAGCCTGATGCCCCAGAAGAAGAATCCCGACGTGGCGGAACTCGTGCGGGGAAAGACGGGTCGGATTTACGGGCACCTGATGGCGCTGCTCACGATCCTCAAGGGTCTGCCGATGACCTACAACCGCGACCTCCAGGAGGACAAGGAGCCGGTCTTCGACGCGGTGGATACCATCCGGGCCAGCCTGTCGGTGTTTACCCGGATGCTGGGGCAGGTCGCTTTCCACCGGGACGGGATGGAGAAGGCCGCCGCAGGGGGCTTTTCCACGGCGACGGATGTGGCCGAATACCTCGTGAAAGCGGGGGTTCCCTTCCGGGAGGCCCACGGCATCGCGGGCCGGATCGTCGCCTTCTGCCTGGAGAGGGGAAAGACCCTGTCGGAACTGACGCTGGAGGAATACAAGGACTTTCACAAGGCTTTCCGTGGGGACATCCATGAGGCAGTCACGGTCCGCAGCTCCATCGGCGTTCGGAACATCCCCGGCGGAACCTCCGGGAAAGCGGTCCGGCAGAGACTCCGGGAGATCGGGAGGCAGCGTGGGCGGACGAAGAGCTGACAGGCTGGTGATCCTGGTCCTGTCGCTGCTGATCGTGGCGGTCGGGACTGGGTGCGGCAAGAAGGGCGATCCCCTTCCGCCGGACGTGGTGCTGCCGGCGGCGGCCCACGATCTCCGCATCGGGAAGGACGCGGAGAGCATCCGCGTTTCCTGGCTCCTGCCGGAGAGAGAACGGGACATCCGCCGAATCGTCATCCAGCGAAGCGAGTTCCAGACGGTGCTGGATCGGTGCCCCGATTGCCCCCAGGACTTCCGGATTCTGGCGGATCTCCCGCCGGGGGACCCTCGCTTCGACCGGACGGAGGGACGCGGAATGGCTTATCTGGACCGGGACATCCGGAGCGGGCGGCTGTACATGTATCGGATTATCGTATGCAATGGCGGGGGAGCCTGCAGCGACCCATCCATGACGGTTGAACTCAAATATTGAAGGGCTGTTGAAAAGCGCCCGCCTGCTGCGTTTCCCTCATCCCTCGCCACTCAACGTACAATAAAGTACGACTCGTGGCTCGGGACTTCGGGGGCCTTGCATCCGGTCACGTTTGAACAGCCCTGGGAAGGGATTTTCTCTAAGGGAGCCATGAACGATTTCCACTACCGGAACAACGAGCTGTGGTGCGAGGAGGTGCCCCTGAGGACCGTTGCGCGGAAGGCAGGGACCCCATCTTACGTTTACAGCCGCCACACCCTGGAGCGGCATTTTTCCGTATTCGACAAGGCCTTCGAGAAGATCGACCACCTGGTCTGCTTCGCCGTGAAGTCGAACTCCAACACGGCGATTCTCCGGATCTTCGCCCGGCAGGGCGGCGGCGTGGACATCGTTTCCGGCGGGGAGCTGTACCGGGCCCTCCAGGCCGGCGTGGATCCGGGCAAGGTGGTTTACTCGGGCGTAGGGAAGCGGGTGGACGAAATCGAATTCGCCCTGGAAGCGGGCATCCTCCTGTTCAACATCGAATCCCTGCAGGAGCTCGAGGTGATCGACGCCTGCGCCGGCCGCTTCGGAAAGAAGGCGCCCATCGCCCTCCGGGTGAATCCCGACGTAGACCCCCAGACGCATCCTTACATCTCCACGGGTCTCAAGGAGAACAAGTTCGGCATCGACGTGAAAAAGTCGGTGGAGGCCTATCGGCAGGCCCGGAACCTGTCCAACGTCGAGATCCTGGGAGTCAGCTGCCACATCGGGTCCCAGCTGACGAAAATATCCCCCTTTGTGGATGCCCTCAAGCGCCTGAAACGGCTGATCGGGCTTCTCCGGAAGGAAGGGATCCGCATCCGCTACCTGGATCTGGGCGGGGGCCTGGGGATCACCTACCGCGAGGAGGAGCCGCCCCACCCGTCCGAGTACGCTCGCGCCATCATCAAGGCCGCGAAGGACCTGGACGTCACGTTCATCTTTGAGCCGGGCCGGGTCATTGTGGGGAATGCGGGGATTCTTCTCACGAAGGTCCTGTACACGAAGACAAATGATGACAAGCGGTTCATCGTGGTGGACGCAGGGATGAACGACCTCATCCGGCCCAGCCTGTATTCGTCGTACCACGGGATCAAGCCGGTGCTGAAGACCCCCCGGGAGACCGCGCCGGCGGATGTCGTGGGGCCCATTTGCGAGACGGGAGACTACCTGGCGAAGGGGAGGGATCTGCCGCTGTTCGAGCGGAATGAGCTGATGGCCGTCATGAGCGCCGGAGCCTACGGGTTCACCATGTCGTCGAACTACAATTCACGGCCCCGGGCGGCGGAGGTTCTCGTAGACGGGAACCGGATCGAAGTCATCCGGAAACGGGAGACGTACCGGGACCTCGTGAGGGGGGAACGGATACCGGAGTTTCTTGCGGAATAGGGATTAAAAAAACATCAAGAATGATGGAGGAGGAAGTTATGTTCAAGGGAGCAATCGTCGCCATTGTGACCCCTTTCCGGAACGGGAAGGTGGATGAGGAGGCGTACCGGAACCTGATCGAGTTCCAGATCGCCAACGGCACGGACGGCATCGTGCCCTGCGGGACGACGGGGGAATCGTCCACCCTGTCCCACGAGGAGCACGACCGGGTCATCGACATCTGTGTGGACGCGGTGAAGAAGCGCGTTCCCGTCATCGCCGGCACGGGGTCCAACAGCACCGAGGAGGCGATCCGGATGACGCGCCACGCCTACGAAGTGGGCGCCGACGGGGCCCTGATGGTCTGCCCATACTACAACCGGCCCACCCAGGAAGGCCTGTACCAGCACTACAAGGCGGTGGCGGAGGCCGTTCCGATCCCCATCATCGTCTACAACATTCCCAGCCGCACCGGCGTCAACCTGTTGCCGGACACGCTGGCCCGCCTGGCAAAGATCCCCAATATCGTGGGCGTCAAGGAGGCCTCGGGATTGATCAAGCAGATGAGCGACATCATCGCCCTCTGCGGGAAGGACTTCACGGTGCTCTCCGGAGACGACGGCTTTACGCTTCCGCTCATGGCCGTGGGCGGCCACGGGATCATCTCCGTTATCTCCAATGTCGCCCCGGCGGACATGGCAGGCATGGTGGACGCTTTCTTCGCCGGAGACCTCAAGAAGGCGCAGGAGCTGCATCACAAGATGGCGCCCCTCATCGACGCCATGTTCATCGAG contains these protein-coding regions:
- a CDS encoding acetylornithine transaminase: MTSQEWMERFDRSVMGTYKRYPLVLSRGEGCRVWDLEGKEYLDCVAGIAVCSLGHSHPRVVEAVRKQAGILTHISNLYYTEAQALLAERLVRASFADKVFFCNSGAEANEAAIKLARKYGNEILGGKNEIITMEGSFHGRTLATITATGQAKFQAGFEPLPAGFRYVPYNDLSALEAAVDGKTCAILVEPVQAEGGVRVPDPGYLKGVREICDRKGILLVLDEVQTGTGRTGTFLAHEAEGIEPDIATLAKALGNGFPVGAMLATDKAAAAFVPGNHASTFGGNLLAMAAGLAVMDVLLEGGLLEKGAKAGRYFLEKLQALSAKHASIRDVRGKGLLLGVEMDREVAGILARCTEKGLLVATAGTHVVRFVPPLVITEGEIDRAVEILGGVLEER
- the argF gene encoding ornithine carbamoyltransferase — encoded protein: MKKDLLTEFDLAIDDFDRLFARSAEMKAELRQGRLCPSLAGKVLGMIFEKSSTRTRLSFEVAMIQLGGTAIFLSSRDIQIGRGETVADTARILSRYVNGVMIRTFGQEMVEEFARYATIPVVNGLTDLLHPCQILSDLFTVIEKRGRYEDLKIAYVGDGNNIANSWLNAAARLPFHLTLACPEGYEPNREILDRALREAPRSISLYRSPREAVREADIVYTDVWASMGQESEKDVRARAFQGYCIDDALLEQAGPEVLVMHCLPAHRGEEISAAVMDGPRSIVFDQAENRLHVQKAILEMLMGR
- a CDS encoding argininosuccinate synthase — protein: MVQSVKKVVLAYSGGLDTSVIVRWLIETYGCEVIAFAADVGQKEELDGLREKAISTGASRCYIDDLRDEFARDFIFPALRANAIYEGVYLLGTSLARPLIAKRQLEIALLEGADAVCHGATGKGNDQVRFELTYMALNPNIRIISAWKDPNWTFDSRESMFDYAEKYGIPLPLTKDKPYSSDRNSLHISHEGAILEDPWAEPPEDIFVLTVSPEAAPDRPTYVEIDFVKGVPVAVDGVRMFPAELMDHLNGIAGANSVGRVDMVENRFVGMKSRGVYETPGGTVLWAAHRALESITMDREVMFLRDSLIPKYSQLVYNGFWYAPEMQALQRFIDETQENVTGTARVKLYKGNCIVVGRKSPLSLYREDFATFEKDQVYNQMDATGFIRLNALRLRIKAMVEQERVRQEGNRRSMNRRLSERRDGDRRGAKVPIQSEKEMRASERRRRDRRTKERRQK
- the argH gene encoding argininosuccinate lyase, whose amino-acid sequence is MARKEKPWGGRFKGGTDREVEAFTASIAFDRRLCRHDIEGSIAHARMLARQGVLTAREEKSIVAGLRGIRKDFERGVLVFADADEDIHMAVEKELIRRVGEAGAKLHTGRSRNDQVALDLRLYLREEIGHILDGIGGLKDALADLAGRELDTVLPGYTHLQRAQPILLSHYLLAYREMLDRDESRFRECRVRVNVMPLGAGALAGTGIPIDRRVTAEILGFPEMTRNSLDAVSDRDFAAEFLFDCALLMMHLSRFCEDLILWSTEEFRFIEISDAFTTGSSLMPQKKNPDVAELVRGKTGRIYGHLMALLTILKGLPMTYNRDLQEDKEPVFDAVDTIRASLSVFTRMLGQVAFHRDGMEKAAAGGFSTATDVAEYLVKAGVPFREAHGIAGRIVAFCLERGKTLSELTLEEYKDFHKAFRGDIHEAVTVRSSIGVRNIPGGTSGKAVRQRLREIGRQRGRTKS
- the lysA gene encoding diaminopimelate decarboxylase produces the protein MNDFHYRNNELWCEEVPLRTVARKAGTPSYVYSRHTLERHFSVFDKAFEKIDHLVCFAVKSNSNTAILRIFARQGGGVDIVSGGELYRALQAGVDPGKVVYSGVGKRVDEIEFALEAGILLFNIESLQELEVIDACAGRFGKKAPIALRVNPDVDPQTHPYISTGLKENKFGIDVKKSVEAYRQARNLSNVEILGVSCHIGSQLTKISPFVDALKRLKRLIGLLRKEGIRIRYLDLGGGLGITYREEEPPHPSEYARAIIKAAKDLDVTFIFEPGRVIVGNAGILLTKVLYTKTNDDKRFIVVDAGMNDLIRPSLYSSYHGIKPVLKTPRETAPADVVGPICETGDYLAKGRDLPLFERNELMAVMSAGAYGFTMSSNYNSRPRAAEVLVDGNRIEVIRKRETYRDLVRGERIPEFLAE
- a CDS encoding 4-hydroxy-tetrahydrodipicolinate synthase, yielding MFKGAIVAIVTPFRNGKVDEEAYRNLIEFQIANGTDGIVPCGTTGESSTLSHEEHDRVIDICVDAVKKRVPVIAGTGSNSTEEAIRMTRHAYEVGADGALMVCPYYNRPTQEGLYQHYKAVAEAVPIPIIVYNIPSRTGVNLLPDTLARLAKIPNIVGVKEASGLIKQMSDIIALCGKDFTVLSGDDGFTLPLMAVGGHGIISVISNVAPADMAGMVDAFFAGDLKKAQELHHKMAPLIDAMFIETNPTPAKAALAMMGKIAYEVRLPLWKLSEANHEKLRKVMQNYGLIK